In the genome of Pseudarthrobacter sp. IC2-21, one region contains:
- a CDS encoding DUF3188 domain-containing protein, with amino-acid sequence MLNEFWNTAPTAYKVTVFCAMGLIGVGIILNLIGNTSGNQGLATASLPVIGAGLVLHIVGIVVRGQTIRKNLKR; translated from the coding sequence GTGCTGAACGAATTCTGGAACACCGCGCCCACCGCCTACAAGGTCACCGTCTTCTGTGCCATGGGGCTGATCGGCGTCGGAATCATCCTGAACCTGATCGGCAACACGTCCGGAAACCAGGGCCTGGCCACAGCCTCGCTGCCGGTCATCGGTGCCGGGCTGGTCCTGCACATCGTGGGAATTGTGGTGCGCGGCCAGACGATCCGGAAGAACCTTAAGCGGTAG
- a CDS encoding aldo/keto reductase, with protein MQELIYGCMGLGGSWSDEPHGASHVDEAAAAVEAALAAGITLFDHADIYRSGKSEAVFGEVLASDAGLRDRIRLQTKCGIRLNERGLATHYDLSRDAILERVRGSLKRLQTEYVDVLLLHRPDPLTDLGEVAAAVGQLLAEGKVRQVGVSNMSGAQIRALQDRLDVPVVANQLEMSLLKRAWLESQVLVNHPDSLDYSFPHGTLEYCTGNGVTLQAYGALARGLYTGAAAEDPTSAETSTAVLIRELAGTYATTGESVLLGWLMKHPAGIAPVIGTVNPARIAACADAARVAQAMTRADWYGLWIAARGTNLP; from the coding sequence ATGCAGGAGCTCATTTACGGCTGCATGGGCCTGGGCGGCAGCTGGTCCGACGAGCCGCACGGCGCCAGCCATGTGGACGAGGCCGCTGCCGCCGTCGAAGCCGCCCTGGCCGCGGGGATCACCCTGTTCGACCATGCGGACATTTACCGCAGCGGCAAGTCCGAGGCCGTGTTCGGTGAGGTCCTGGCGTCGGACGCGGGGCTCCGCGACCGGATCCGGCTGCAGACCAAATGCGGGATCCGGCTCAATGAACGCGGGCTGGCCACGCACTATGACCTCAGCCGGGACGCCATCCTGGAGCGGGTGCGCGGCAGCCTGAAGCGGCTGCAGACGGAGTACGTGGACGTCCTGCTGCTGCACCGCCCCGACCCGCTGACGGACCTCGGGGAGGTGGCTGCCGCCGTCGGGCAGTTGCTCGCCGAAGGCAAAGTCCGGCAGGTGGGCGTGTCCAACATGTCCGGCGCGCAGATACGGGCACTGCAGGACCGGCTGGACGTGCCCGTGGTGGCCAACCAGCTCGAGATGAGCCTGCTCAAGCGGGCCTGGCTGGAGAGCCAGGTCCTGGTCAACCATCCGGACTCGCTGGATTACAGCTTTCCGCACGGCACCCTGGAGTACTGCACCGGCAACGGGGTAACGCTCCAGGCGTACGGCGCGCTGGCGCGGGGGCTGTACACGGGCGCGGCAGCAGAAGACCCGACGTCGGCCGAGACTTCCACGGCGGTCCTCATCCGGGAGCTGGCCGGCACCTACGCCACCACGGGGGAGTCCGTCCTCCTGGGCTGGCTGATGAAGCATCCGGCCGGGATCGCGCCCGTTATCGGCACCGTGAATCCTGCCCGGATCGCCGCCTGCGCCGACGCTGCCCGCGTGGCGCAGGCCATGACCCGGGCCGACTGGTACGGGCTGTGGATCGCAGCCCGGGGAACCAACCTCCCCTAA
- a CDS encoding HpcH/HpaI aldolase/citrate lyase family protein has protein sequence MTSTIAAETIRPERNIPAEIARSWLLVNAMKPELFDQSAVSRADSIILDIEDAVDPSQKDQARGHVIDWLTGGGKAWVRINDATSPFWADDLAGLRGTPGLLGVMLAKTESADQVTESFHRMDGKIPVIPLVESAVGIEEANNIAKAQGAFRLAFGSGDFRRDTGMAATAEAMAYPRAKLVVASRVGNLPGPIDGPTVGTNHPILREQTGITVMMGMTGKLCLAIDQTPVINEVISPTPSDVAWATDFMNDFEANGRVIRDGSDLPRLGRAEKIMKLAVAFGVQPAL, from the coding sequence ATGACGTCTACCATCGCCGCCGAGACCATCCGGCCCGAACGCAACATCCCCGCAGAGATCGCCCGTTCGTGGCTCCTGGTCAATGCCATGAAGCCCGAACTGTTCGACCAGTCGGCTGTCTCCCGCGCCGACTCGATCATCCTGGACATTGAAGACGCGGTGGACCCGTCGCAGAAGGACCAGGCACGCGGGCACGTCATTGACTGGCTGACCGGCGGCGGGAAGGCCTGGGTCCGCATCAATGACGCCACCAGCCCGTTCTGGGCCGACGACCTCGCCGGACTGCGCGGCACCCCCGGCCTGCTCGGCGTGATGCTCGCCAAGACCGAGTCCGCTGACCAGGTGACCGAAAGCTTCCACCGGATGGACGGCAAGATCCCCGTCATTCCGCTGGTGGAATCCGCCGTGGGCATCGAGGAAGCCAACAACATCGCCAAGGCCCAGGGAGCATTCCGCCTCGCCTTCGGTTCCGGTGACTTCCGCCGCGACACCGGCATGGCGGCCACCGCCGAGGCCATGGCGTACCCCCGTGCCAAGCTGGTCGTGGCCAGCCGCGTGGGCAACCTGCCGGGCCCCATCGACGGCCCCACCGTCGGCACCAACCACCCCATCCTGCGCGAACAAACCGGCATCACGGTGATGATGGGGATGACCGGCAAGCTGTGCCTGGCCATCGACCAGACCCCGGTGATCAACGAGGTCATCAGCCCCACGCCGTCCGACGTTGCCTGGGCCACGGACTTTATGAACGACTTCGAGGCCAACGGCCGGGTCATCCGCGACGGTTCGGACCTGCCCCGCCTGGGCCGCGCCGAAAAGATCATGAAGCTCGCCGTGGCTTTCGGGGTGCAGCCGGCGCTCTGA
- a CDS encoding SulP family inorganic anion transporter, producing MSTDLRRSATGLARFLPSRADYAGLRQSWRTDVFAGITVGIVALPLALAFGVSSGVGAEAGLITAIVAGLVAAVMGGSHVQVSGPTAAMVVVLAPVVAVHGTGSVALLSLMAGVMVCLLGISGLGKAVAFIPWPVVEGFTLGIAAIIFLQQVPLATGTAGTPGHNTLLAAIEAASRAEAPTVLLTLALVAGVAVVMVLVQKYFRALPASLLAVLLATAAAELLRLDVPRIGALPHSLPSPSLPAMDPASLGALAMPAVAIAALAAIESLLSARVAGGMAGPDGTPSGAYIPDRELTGQGLASIAAGLFGGMPATGAIARTAVNVRSGAKTRLSAAVHAVVLLGIVYLAAGLVGSIPLAALGGVLMVTATRMVSQRTVAAILRSTRSDAAVFVLTAIITVAFDLIVAIQIGLAAAALFTLRKFASLSSVQREDIAGPPAAGDEHIAVFRLDGAMFFGAAERILQEISQVRDVQVAIIRLSQLRMLDATGAHALVEVISALELRGITVLLKGVRPDHLALVTNVGVIRSLRHHKHLFEDLPAAVEHARSHVLRNAAAATA from the coding sequence GTGAGCACCGACCTGCGCCGGAGTGCAACCGGGCTCGCCCGCTTCCTGCCGTCCAGGGCGGACTATGCCGGTCTCCGGCAGTCATGGCGGACTGACGTATTCGCCGGGATCACCGTGGGGATCGTGGCGCTCCCCCTGGCCCTGGCCTTCGGAGTCAGCTCCGGAGTGGGTGCTGAAGCAGGACTGATCACGGCGATCGTGGCCGGGCTGGTGGCCGCCGTCATGGGCGGCTCCCACGTCCAGGTCTCGGGACCGACCGCGGCCATGGTGGTGGTCCTGGCGCCGGTGGTGGCAGTCCACGGCACCGGGAGTGTGGCCCTGCTGTCCCTGATGGCCGGGGTCATGGTCTGCCTGCTCGGCATCAGCGGCCTTGGGAAGGCCGTGGCCTTCATCCCCTGGCCGGTGGTGGAAGGCTTCACGCTGGGCATCGCCGCCATCATCTTCCTCCAGCAGGTGCCCCTGGCCACCGGAACCGCCGGGACTCCGGGTCACAACACCCTGCTGGCGGCCATCGAGGCCGCATCCCGGGCTGAAGCACCCACGGTCCTGCTGACCCTCGCACTCGTGGCGGGAGTCGCCGTCGTGATGGTGCTGGTCCAGAAATACTTCCGGGCCCTGCCGGCAAGCCTGCTCGCGGTGCTGCTGGCGACGGCGGCTGCCGAACTTCTGCGGCTGGACGTGCCCCGGATCGGTGCGCTGCCGCACTCCCTGCCCTCCCCCTCGCTGCCGGCCATGGACCCGGCATCCCTCGGCGCCTTGGCGATGCCCGCCGTCGCCATCGCTGCCCTTGCCGCAATTGAATCTTTGCTCTCGGCCCGCGTCGCCGGCGGGATGGCCGGTCCGGACGGGACGCCGAGCGGGGCCTACATTCCGGACCGCGAACTGACGGGCCAGGGCCTGGCCTCCATCGCCGCCGGACTGTTCGGCGGGATGCCGGCCACCGGGGCCATCGCCCGGACCGCCGTGAATGTGCGCTCAGGGGCGAAGACCCGCCTGTCCGCCGCGGTCCATGCCGTGGTCCTGCTGGGCATTGTCTACCTGGCTGCCGGGCTGGTGGGCAGCATCCCGCTCGCGGCCCTGGGCGGCGTGCTGATGGTCACGGCAACGCGGATGGTGTCCCAACGCACGGTGGCCGCGATCCTGCGCTCCACCCGCTCGGATGCGGCCGTCTTCGTCCTGACGGCAATCATCACCGTGGCGTTCGACCTGATCGTGGCGATCCAGATCGGGCTGGCCGCGGCGGCACTTTTCACGCTGCGGAAGTTCGCTTCCCTCAGCAGTGTGCAGCGTGAGGACATTGCCGGGCCACCCGCTGCAGGGGATGAACACATTGCCGTCTTCCGTCTGGACGGGGCCATGTTCTTCGGCGCCGCGGAGCGCATTCTTCAGGAAATCAGCCAGGTCAGGGACGTGCAGGTGGCCATCATCAGGCTCTCCCAGCTGCGGATGCTTGACGCCACCGGTGCGCACGCCCTCGTGGAAGTCATCTCCGCCCTGGAACTGCGCGGCATCACGGTGTTGCTGAAGGGTGTCCGGCCGGATCATCTTGCCCTGGTGACAAATGTTGGCGTGATCCGTTCCCTGCGCCACCACAAGCACCTGTTCGAGGACTTGCCGGCCGCCGTGGAACACGCCCGCAGCCATGTGCTTCGGAACGCAGCGGCAGCTACCGCTTAA